In Lacrimispora indolis DSM 755, a genomic segment contains:
- a CDS encoding flavin monoamine oxidase family protein, which produces MAVPLNQVTNPTDEQRREMTRNALETEGRPEDYEYIANLLSPPPDITNYAAPGELKGMRIGVIGGGLAGLSAAFELRKLGADIKILEANENRIGGRVYTYYFDPEGKYYNEFGAHRIPVTHETTWHYINLFGLNTRPLSVIRRNNFLYVHNIRLRTSDSIEKILYPFYDLTPQEQSTPWAELDDYAFLYLMNQLPPDVRSELIQILPEYSPEYIPLMTHSVRQTLENLGLSQGAISLISGVDPGTGSLLNASYDEITHEEYTLDYRNTYTIQGGIVNLPYAFIQSLLADDPPQYQNILSSQLGTVTYEPGQTVTGIYQSPNPDQIILTYRNVSDFKRAAEVFDYVVCAIPYSTLREVEIKPYFSNPKMQAILEFNYVNSQKTLFMCNQRFWEQDADYGRMVGGFSQTDLPIQSIFYPGDHNLCPNASDCSPYEPGVLVASYNYHLNSTRVGNMEETLRYDLVKESVEDVHGLPRGFLDTIVEDHKTVVWDNQPNNRGAFAMALPGQKKLFAYEMLQPEFNQRIYFAGEHVSTKHGWMQGALYTGMAAANQLALHFHNRFY; this is translated from the coding sequence ATGGCTGTCCCATTAAATCAGGTAACCAACCCCACGGATGAACAACGGCGAGAAATGACCAGGAATGCATTGGAAACAGAAGGCCGTCCGGAAGATTACGAATATATTGCCAACTTACTGAGTCCTCCCCCGGATATTACAAATTACGCAGCTCCCGGAGAACTGAAGGGAATGAGGATCGGCGTCATCGGCGGCGGTCTGGCCGGTTTATCCGCAGCGTTTGAGCTTCGCAAGCTGGGAGCCGATATTAAAATTCTGGAGGCCAATGAAAATAGAATCGGAGGAAGAGTTTATACCTATTACTTTGATCCGGAAGGTAAATACTACAATGAATTCGGCGCTCACAGAATTCCGGTGACCCATGAAACCACCTGGCATTATATCAATCTGTTTGGCCTTAACACCCGTCCTTTATCAGTCATAAGACGCAACAACTTTTTATACGTACATAATATTCGTTTGAGAACATCAGATTCCATTGAGAAGATCCTTTATCCCTTCTACGATCTGACGCCCCAGGAACAAAGTACTCCTTGGGCGGAACTTGATGATTATGCCTTTCTCTATCTCATGAACCAGCTTCCCCCTGATGTCCGGTCAGAGCTGATACAAATTTTACCGGAGTACTCCCCGGAATACATTCCTCTTATGACCCATTCTGTCCGTCAGACTCTGGAAAACCTGGGATTAAGCCAGGGGGCCATCAGCCTGATCTCAGGAGTGGATCCTGGAACCGGTTCTTTGCTCAATGCCAGTTATGACGAGATCACCCATGAGGAATATACTCTCGATTACCGAAATACCTATACCATCCAGGGCGGGATCGTAAATCTGCCATACGCCTTTATCCAATCCCTTCTCGCAGACGATCCGCCCCAGTACCAGAACATCCTGTCTTCCCAGCTTGGCACGGTCACTTATGAGCCCGGTCAGACGGTTACCGGCATTTACCAGTCGCCAAACCCCGATCAAATAATCCTGACCTACCGCAATGTGAGTGATTTCAAAAGAGCTGCCGAAGTTTTCGACTACGTTGTATGTGCCATCCCTTACTCCACTCTGAGGGAGGTTGAAATCAAGCCATATTTCAGCAATCCAAAGATGCAGGCAATCCTGGAGTTTAACTATGTCAATTCCCAGAAAACACTTTTCATGTGCAACCAGCGTTTTTGGGAGCAAGATGCCGATTATGGGCGGATGGTGGGAGGATTTTCCCAGACAGACTTACCGATCCAGTCCATCTTCTATCCGGGAGATCATAATCTTTGCCCCAATGCTTCCGACTGCTCCCCCTATGAACCCGGAGTTCTGGTAGCTTCCTATAATTATCATTTGAATTCAACGAGAGTGGGGAATATGGAGGAAACGCTCCGGTATGATCTGGTAAAGGAGAGTGTGGAAGATGTCCACGGATTGCCAAGAGGATTTTTAGATACCATTGTGGAAGACCATAAGACCGTGGTATGGGATAACCAGCCCAATAACCGGGGCGCTTTTGCTATGGCTCTGCCAGGTCAGAAAAAGTTATTTGCCTATGAAATGCTGCAGCCGGAATTTAATCAGCGGATCTACTTTGCCGGTGAACACGTATCCACAAAACATGGCTGGATGCAGGGGGCATTGTATACGGGAATGGCTGCTGCCAACCAGCTGGCCCTTCATTTTCATAATCGTTTTTATTAA
- a CDS encoding DUF6157 family protein yields MAHTTDYTNTFIEVSDDSRAESGIEPPLKEEKKSIPRMQYELLKEYPYRFTSDELILELQVMRNEIPDDQREMERERLFSKGQACMRSSNLPKKYGWGIHFDQNSRMAIYGVDSEEYSRLKADPGIAHKKAMRSSKK; encoded by the coding sequence ATGGCACACACGACTGATTATACAAACACATTTATTGAGGTTTCAGATGATTCCAGGGCAGAGAGTGGGATAGAACCTCCTCTTAAAGAAGAAAAGAAGTCCATACCGAGAATGCAATATGAATTGTTAAAGGAATATCCCTATAGATTCACCTCAGACGAACTGATCTTAGAGCTGCAGGTTATGAGGAATGAGATTCCTGACGATCAAAGAGAGATGGAAAGGGAGCGATTGTTTTCCAAGGGACAGGCATGTATGCGTTCTTCCAATCTGCCGAAGAAATATGGCTGGGGAATCCATTTTGACCAAAATTCGAGAATGGCCATTTATGGCGTGGATTCAGAAGAATATTCCAGGTTAAAGGCTGACCCGGGCATTGCCCATAAAAAAGCGATGAGAAGTTCAAAGAAATAA
- a CDS encoding MerR family transcriptional regulator produces the protein MLINETSKTTNLTKKAIEYYTDQKLIVPSVLENGYRDFSESDVECLKKISVLRKLGISTEEIKAILVDETGELLQNLSVQKELAAQKEQKKKGILDRLSRDKSYTDAARELEALEQTATIAERLLNAFPGYYGRFICLHFARFLNEPVKTSDQRLAYRKIMEFLDNMPALSVTQDLQDYLTECTQHISTQNIAEMMENTKKSIENPDQFLSENKEYLERYLEFKQSEEYKNSPAFKIQNQLKEFNTTSGYYDVFIPSMKRLSASYEEYCRQMENANKKLIERYPEIAGLYD, from the coding sequence ATGTTAATCAATGAAACAAGCAAAACAACCAATTTGACAAAAAAAGCAATTGAATACTACACAGATCAGAAATTGATCGTTCCTTCTGTTTTAGAAAACGGGTATCGTGATTTCAGTGAAAGCGATGTGGAGTGCTTAAAGAAAATATCAGTCCTACGCAAACTTGGAATCAGCACGGAAGAAATCAAAGCAATACTTGTCGATGAAACAGGTGAACTGCTGCAAAACCTTTCGGTTCAGAAAGAACTGGCAGCCCAAAAAGAGCAGAAAAAGAAAGGAATCCTTGACCGCCTTTCCCGGGATAAAAGCTATACTGACGCAGCCAGGGAACTGGAAGCCCTTGAACAGACTGCAACAATCGCGGAACGGCTGCTGAATGCATTTCCCGGGTATTACGGCAGGTTTATCTGCCTGCATTTTGCCCGATTTTTAAATGAACCGGTTAAAACAAGTGACCAGCGCCTGGCATACCGGAAAATCATGGAATTCCTGGACAATATGCCGGCCCTGAGTGTTACGCAGGATCTGCAGGACTATTTAACAGAATGTACACAGCATATCAGTACTCAGAATATTGCTGAAATGATGGAAAACACAAAGAAGTCCATTGAAAATCCGGATCAATTCCTGTCAGAGAATAAGGAATATCTGGAAAGATATCTGGAATTTAAACAGTCAGAAGAATATAAGAATTCCCCGGCATTTAAAATTCAAAACCAACTTAAAGAATTTAACACTACAAGCGGCTACTATGATGTTTTTATTCCTTCCATGAAACGTCTGAGCGCTTCATATGAGGAATATTGCCGGCAAATGGAAAACGCCAATAAAAAACTAATTGAACGGTATCCTGAAATTGCTGGACTATATGACTGA
- a CDS encoding aspartate/glutamate racemase family protein, which yields MKTIGLIGGMSWESTVTYYKIANETVKKEMGGLHSAKVLLYSVDFAEIEKCQADGDWDKSADILSRAAKNLEKAGADFIVICTNTMHKVVPQIRKSIGIPLVHIAEATAEELKRHNITKVALLGTKYTMTQDFYKEKLVDAGITVLIPDEQEIEIVNDVIYHELCLGVISQTSKEEYCRIIHGLAEQGAQGVILGCTEIGLLIQQKDTELPVFDTAQIHAEKAARLSLEG from the coding sequence ATGAAAACCATAGGATTGATAGGCGGAATGAGTTGGGAAAGTACAGTTACATATTATAAAATCGCAAATGAAACAGTGAAAAAGGAAATGGGCGGCTTGCATTCTGCAAAGGTTTTGTTGTACAGCGTGGATTTTGCTGAAATCGAGAAGTGCCAGGCAGATGGAGACTGGGATAAAAGCGCTGATATTTTATCAAGGGCAGCTAAAAATCTCGAAAAAGCGGGGGCAGACTTTATTGTGATCTGTACAAATACCATGCACAAGGTAGTTCCGCAAATCCGGAAGAGCATCGGCATTCCCCTTGTCCATATCGCTGAGGCAACGGCAGAGGAATTAAAGCGTCATAACATTACAAAGGTCGCATTGCTGGGAACAAAATATACCATGACTCAGGATTTTTATAAGGAAAAGTTAGTGGATGCAGGAATTACGGTCTTAATTCCGGATGAACAGGAGATTGAAATTGTTAACGATGTGATCTATCATGAATTGTGTTTGGGCGTTATTTCCCAAACGTCTAAGGAAGAATATTGCAGGATTATTCATGGTCTTGCAGAACAAGGCGCACAGGGAGTGATTCTCGGCTGTACGGAAATCGGTCTGCTGATACAGCAAAAGGATACAGAATTACCTGTTTTTGATACCGCACAAATCCACGCCGAAAAGGCTGCGAGGCTTTCTCTGGAAGGATAA
- a CDS encoding GNAT family N-acetyltransferase, producing MDIHIVYEAPPARDYVSLRLRSGMGSKDLNRSQTALKNSLFTVSLYDNEKLFGFGRVVGDGGITYIVSDIMVDKEYQRRGYAEQIMRAIDRYFEENAHEDSYICLIANRPADLLYHRHQFEYLPEDKCGMLRDQNSMLQI from the coding sequence ATGGATATACACATAGTTTATGAAGCTCCGCCGGCCCGGGATTACGTCAGCCTTCGGCTGCGTTCCGGAATGGGAAGCAAAGATTTAAACAGGAGTCAGACTGCCTTGAAGAATTCCCTGTTCACGGTATCCCTGTATGATAATGAAAAACTGTTCGGGTTTGGCAGGGTAGTGGGAGATGGGGGGATCACTTATATTGTAAGTGATATTATGGTAGATAAGGAGTATCAGCGGAGAGGCTATGCGGAGCAGATTATGAGGGCCATTGACCGTTACTTTGAAGAAAACGCCCATGAAGACAGCTACATTTGCCTGATAGCCAACCGCCCTGCTGACTTACTGTATCACAGGCACCAATTTGAATACCTGCCGGAAGATAAATGCGGAATGCTGCGGGATCAGAACTCTATGCTGCAGATTTAA
- the dcd gene encoding dCTP deaminase yields MILSDKTIFKMLKEKTLFIEPIEEEQIQPASVDIRLGNTFSIVEDSPNGIITMQNEISYKTIQTDKYILLPGQFVLATTLEYFVMPNDLTAFVEGRSSLGRMGLFIQNAGWVDPGFEGEITLELFNANRCAIELQAGRRVGQLVFAQLDDIALNPYKGKYQGQKGATGSRVFLDKETK; encoded by the coding sequence ATGATTTTATCAGATAAAACGATCTTTAAAATGTTAAAGGAAAAAACATTATTTATTGAACCGATTGAAGAGGAACAAATACAGCCTGCAAGCGTGGATATCCGCCTTGGAAATACATTCAGCATTGTTGAGGATTCACCTAATGGAATCATTACAATGCAAAATGAAATCAGCTATAAAACAATCCAGACGGATAAGTACATTCTTCTTCCGGGACAGTTTGTCCTTGCCACCACATTGGAGTATTTTGTGATGCCCAATGATCTTACGGCATTTGTTGAGGGCAGAAGCTCACTTGGAAGAATGGGCTTATTTATCCAGAATGCCGGCTGGGTTGATCCTGGGTTTGAGGGAGAAATCACTCTTGAATTATTTAATGCCAATCGCTGTGCAATCGAATTGCAGGCAGGCCGCAGAGTTGGACAGCTTGTTTTCGCCCAGTTGGATGATATTGCTTTAAATCCCTATAAGGGAAAATATCAGGGACAAAAGGGTGCTACCGGTTCCAGGGTGTTTCTGGATAAAGAGACAAAGTGA
- a CDS encoding FlxA-like family protein has translation MMVTGTSGYSANYSQMQIMNSGNQDTSLKAIQDQIENVQKQLQVLSGNEKISAEEKMSKQRDLQQQLQDLNKQLAQRKIEIQQERREKAAAKVNSMDEVSQNAENQESGMMETVSMKGLIHADTSMKQVKTVQTVKTGMEGRAGVLEREIKTDRGRGSTEKKEAELAKLNGRINDASSDMMKRAADAETTLEVSGENKERTEEGDTRDRLEDTAGDSMYIHLSEEEIKGQYVDMRL, from the coding sequence ATGATGGTGACAGGTACGTCAGGTTATTCAGCTAATTATAGTCAGATGCAGATTATGAACAGCGGAAATCAGGATACCAGTCTGAAAGCAATTCAGGATCAGATTGAAAATGTGCAGAAGCAGTTACAGGTTCTTTCCGGTAATGAAAAGATATCTGCAGAAGAAAAAATGAGCAAGCAAAGGGATTTACAGCAGCAGCTCCAGGACTTAAACAAACAGCTGGCCCAGAGAAAAATAGAAATCCAGCAGGAAAGACGGGAAAAGGCAGCTGCTAAAGTAAATAGCATGGATGAGGTTTCTCAAAATGCGGAGAATCAGGAATCCGGTATGATGGAAACCGTTTCCATGAAAGGTTTGATCCATGCAGATACTTCCATGAAGCAGGTGAAAACGGTCCAAACCGTGAAAACAGGGATGGAGGGCAGAGCCGGTGTATTGGAGAGGGAAATAAAAACAGACAGAGGAAGAGGATCCACAGAAAAAAAGGAGGCTGAACTTGCAAAGCTCAACGGACGCATCAATGATGCTTCTTCTGATATGATGAAACGGGCTGCTGATGCTGAAACAACATTGGAGGTATCCGGAGAAAATAAAGAGAGGACAGAAGAAGGAGATACGAGAGACCGCCTGGAAGATACAGCGGGAGATTCTATGTACATACACCTATCTGAAGAAGAGATAAAGGGCCAGTATGTGGATATGAGATTGTAA
- a CDS encoding MBL fold metallo-hydrolase yields the protein MEFRQLTDGIYYSMFDKEADRPVLGYVKGQKYSFMVDAGNSKSHVESFYEALDKEGLKRPDMIAVTHWHWNHTFGLHAAAGITIAHEKTNAKLEEMAEWKWTDSEMKKRLEEKIEIEFADTCIRKEYPLLSEIRVVTSDLSFNDVMKIDLGGVFAELHHVPSPHSEDCVCVFIPEERVLFIGDGVGVDYYNNCFLDKSKLRSLITAVEGFDFDICVMGHAEPMSKQNILNIMHSLLSRKENR from the coding sequence ATGGAATTTAGACAGCTGACAGATGGTATTTATTACAGCATGTTTGATAAAGAGGCCGACAGGCCGGTCCTTGGATATGTAAAAGGGCAGAAATATTCTTTTATGGTGGACGCAGGCAATTCCAAAAGTCATGTGGAATCATTTTATGAAGCTCTGGATAAGGAAGGCTTAAAAAGGCCGGACATGATTGCGGTCACCCATTGGCATTGGAATCACACCTTTGGTTTGCACGCAGCAGCAGGGATCACCATTGCCCATGAAAAAACCAACGCTAAATTAGAAGAAATGGCGGAATGGAAATGGACGGATTCTGAGATGAAAAAGAGGCTGGAAGAAAAGATTGAGATCGAATTTGCGGATACGTGTATCCGTAAAGAATATCCGCTGCTTTCGGAAATACGGGTGGTGACTTCTGATCTTTCTTTCAATGATGTTATGAAGATTGATCTGGGAGGCGTTTTTGCAGAATTGCATCATGTGCCATCTCCTCACAGTGAAGACTGTGTCTGCGTATTCATACCTGAGGAAAGAGTGTTGTTCATTGGAGATGGGGTTGGAGTGGATTATTATAATAACTGCTTTTTAGATAAGAGCAAACTGCGTTCATTGATTACGGCAGTGGAAGGATTTGATTTTGATATTTGCGTCATGGGGCATGCCGAACCCATGAGTAAGCAAAATATCTTAAACATCATGCATTCCCTCCTGAGCCGGAAGGAAAACCGCTGA
- a CDS encoding VOC family protein yields the protein MLGHYLMFNRNCEEAVKVYEKAFNGKIIEMQKYSDMPPNPAFPIPDEDKNLVLHAKVQLDGMEIMCADSSERSIKGDNMYVSITTKDAGLVKKAWGILKQDGEIYMELAPSFFAALHGSLQDKYGINWMFTALK from the coding sequence ATGTTAGGTCATTATTTGATGTTTAACAGAAACTGTGAAGAAGCAGTTAAGGTTTATGAAAAGGCGTTTAACGGGAAAATCATTGAAATGCAAAAATACAGCGACATGCCGCCTAATCCTGCTTTCCCTATTCCCGATGAAGACAAGAACCTGGTTTTACATGCCAAGGTGCAGCTTGACGGTATGGAGATCATGTGCGCTGACAGCTCCGAACGAAGCATAAAAGGTGATAATATGTATGTATCCATCACAACTAAGGATGCTGGGCTGGTGAAAAAAGCATGGGGTATTTTAAAACAGGACGGAGAAATATATATGGAACTGGCCCCGTCATTTTTTGCAGCTCTTCATGGATCCTTACAGGATAAATACGGCATCAACTGGATGTTTACGGCATTAAAATAG
- a CDS encoding DNA-3-methyladenine glycosylase: MKKLDREFYNRDSILVARELLGKVLVHQWEGQRVSARIVEAEAYMGLEDKAAHSYGGRRTPRVEVMYGDPGFAYIFPIYGMYFCFNVVTREKGVPQAVLIRGVEPLEGIREMAEKRYGKPYEELSKSQRKGISNGPGKLCKALSLDRSFNGADLCGDQVYIEEGPGEDFQIIATKRIGIDYAEEARDYLWRFYIEGTQ, translated from the coding sequence ATGAAAAAACTGGACAGAGAGTTTTACAACAGGGATTCGATCCTGGTTGCCAGGGAGTTATTAGGAAAAGTACTTGTTCACCAATGGGAAGGGCAGAGGGTCTCAGCCAGGATCGTGGAGGCGGAAGCTTATATGGGCCTTGAAGATAAGGCGGCCCATTCCTACGGCGGGAGGAGGACTCCAAGGGTGGAAGTCATGTATGGAGATCCTGGTTTTGCCTATATATTTCCAATCTATGGGATGTACTTCTGCTTTAATGTGGTGACAAGGGAAAAGGGCGTTCCCCAGGCGGTTTTAATAAGAGGTGTGGAACCCTTGGAGGGAATCCGGGAGATGGCGGAAAAAAGATATGGAAAGCCTTATGAGGAACTGTCAAAAAGTCAGCGAAAGGGCATCTCAAACGGGCCTGGAAAGCTGTGCAAGGCATTATCCCTGGACAGAAGCTTTAACGGCGCAGACTTATGCGGCGACCAGGTATATATTGAGGAGGGGCCAGGTGAGGACTTTCAAATCATAGCAACAAAACGGATAGGGATCGATTATGCGGAAGAAGCCAGGGACTATCTTTGGCGGTTCTATATAGAAGGGACTCAGTAA
- a CDS encoding class I SAM-dependent methyltransferase encodes MKQNQYDNKTFFEKYSNMDRSTKGLAGAGEWKTLEAMLPDFKDRRVLDLGCGFGWHCQYAIEHGAKSVTGVDISQNMLSAAREKTSNKISYHQMPIEDISFGENSFDAVISSLAFHYIESFEGIVEKVSSCLVQGGDFIFSAEHPVFTAYGSQEWYCDETGKILHFPVDNYFFEGPRQANFLGEKVTKYHKTLTTYLNGLMQGGFELTGVVEPQPSKHLLETVKGMEDELRRPMMLIISARKK; translated from the coding sequence ATGAAACAAAATCAATACGATAACAAAACTTTTTTTGAAAAATACAGTAACATGGACCGTTCCACAAAAGGGCTTGCCGGTGCAGGCGAATGGAAGACCCTTGAAGCAATGCTGCCTGATTTTAAAGATAGAAGGGTGCTGGATTTAGGCTGCGGATTTGGCTGGCACTGCCAATATGCCATAGAACATGGCGCCAAGTCTGTCACAGGCGTTGATATTTCCCAAAATATGCTCTCAGCGGCCAGAGAAAAGACAAGCAATAAAATCTCCTATCACCAAATGCCCATAGAGGATATTTCTTTCGGAGAAAATTCCTTTGATGCCGTCATCAGTTCTCTTGCATTCCATTATATTGAATCCTTTGAAGGAATTGTTGAGAAAGTATCCTCCTGTCTTGTACAGGGAGGAGATTTTATTTTCTCTGCAGAGCATCCGGTTTTTACGGCTTATGGAAGCCAGGAATGGTATTGCGATGAAACCGGAAAGATCCTTCACTTCCCGGTTGACAATTACTTTTTTGAGGGACCAAGACAGGCCAATTTCCTTGGAGAAAAGGTCACCAAATATCATAAGACACTGACAACCTACTTAAATGGTTTGATGCAGGGAGGATTTGAATTGACCGGAGTTGTGGAGCCTCAGCCATCAAAACATCTGCTCGAAACCGTCAAAGGCATGGAAGATGAGCTTCGCAGGCCCATGATGCTGATTATTTCAGCCAGGAAAAAATAA
- a CDS encoding NUDIX hydrolase translates to MEQFSIRRPGIIGEEKFRQYAVLIPLIRISGITYLLFEKRSNQLKRQPGEVCFPGGKLEEGESLEECAVRETSEELNVLPERIEVMGPGDIYLSPFNLMIHSFIGVINDYQDTFSRDEVEEIIKVPLDFLSSQEPERFVSKLISEPPEDFPYEWIPGGVKYPWAKGTYDVLFYKYENWIIWGMTAQIVKSAVNLMKEYDIR, encoded by the coding sequence ATGGAACAATTTTCGATCCGGCGTCCTGGAATTATCGGAGAAGAAAAATTCAGACAATATGCGGTGCTCATTCCCCTGATCCGCATTTCAGGAATCACATATCTGCTGTTTGAAAAACGATCCAATCAACTGAAACGCCAGCCGGGGGAAGTCTGCTTTCCCGGCGGAAAGCTTGAGGAAGGGGAATCCCTGGAAGAATGTGCGGTGCGTGAAACGTCTGAGGAGCTGAATGTACTGCCTGAGCGGATAGAAGTGATGGGACCGGGGGATATTTACTTATCGCCGTTTAACTTAATGATCCATTCTTTTATCGGCGTTATAAATGACTATCAGGATACATTCAGCAGGGATGAGGTGGAAGAGATCATAAAGGTGCCGCTGGATTTCCTTTCCAGCCAGGAGCCTGAGAGATTTGTGAGCAAGCTGATTTCAGAACCTCCGGAAGACTTTCCGTATGAATGGATTCCGGGAGGGGTAAAATACCCTTGGGCAAAAGGAACTTATGACGTCTTGTTTTACAAATATGAGAACTGGATCATATGGGGCATGACGGCACAGATCGTAAAGTCAGCGGTGAATCTGATGAAAGAATACGATATCAGGTGA
- the msrB gene encoding peptide-methionine (R)-S-oxide reductase MsrB gives MKKEIYLAGGCFWGTEKYLENIPGVLFTEVGYANGNTENPTYKEVCSYDTGHAETVKVEYDDTVIGLPYILQLYYDVINPVSVNRQGGDIGSQYRTGIYFTENKDEPVIRDSINELQKKYEEKIAIEVKSLSCYYRAEEYHQKYLDKNPGGYCHIGADKFEKAKTAEDKSRKFVKKTRGELKEDLTDIQFEVTQNSATEPPFQNEYFDQFEEGIYVDITTGEPLFMSTDKFESGCGWPSFSKPIDLESIENLEDRSFGRIRTEVRSRLGDAHLGHVFEDGPIDRGGLRYCINSASLRFIPKEQMEKEGYGNYLKLF, from the coding sequence ATGAAGAAAGAAATTTATTTGGCAGGCGGCTGCTTTTGGGGAACAGAAAAGTACTTGGAAAATATTCCGGGCGTTCTGTTTACAGAGGTGGGATATGCCAATGGCAATACCGAAAATCCTACTTACAAGGAAGTGTGCAGCTATGATACAGGGCACGCGGAAACGGTGAAGGTGGAGTATGATGACACCGTGATAGGGCTGCCGTATATTCTGCAGCTTTATTATGACGTGATCAATCCTGTAAGCGTAAACCGCCAGGGCGGCGATATCGGTTCCCAGTACAGGACCGGGATCTATTTCACCGAAAACAAGGATGAGCCGGTGATCCGGGATTCTATAAACGAACTTCAGAAAAAATATGAAGAAAAGATAGCAATTGAAGTAAAGTCTCTTTCCTGCTATTACAGAGCAGAAGAATACCATCAGAAATATTTAGACAAAAATCCGGGCGGCTATTGCCATATCGGTGCTGATAAATTTGAAAAGGCTAAGACGGCAGAGGATAAAAGCAGGAAATTTGTAAAAAAAACTAGAGGTGAATTGAAAGAAGACCTGACTGATATCCAGTTTGAAGTAACCCAGAACAGCGCAACCGAGCCTCCTTTTCAAAATGAGTATTTTGATCAATTTGAAGAGGGTATTTATGTGGATATTACAACAGGGGAACCGCTTTTTATGTCAACCGATAAATTCGAGTCTGGCTGCGGCTGGCCAAGCTTTTCCAAGCCCATTGATTTGGAGTCTATCGAGAATTTAGAAGACCGCAGCTTTGGAAGGATCCGTACGGAAGTAAGAAGCAGGCTGGGAGACGCTCATTTGGGCCATGTGTTTGAGGATGGTCCCATAGACAGGGGAGGACTACGTTATTGCATCAACAGCGCTTCTTTAAGGTTCATTCCAAAGGAACAGATGGAGAAGGAAGGATATGGGAATTATTTAAAGCTGTTTTAA
- a CDS encoding beta-class carbonic anhydrase, which produces MIDEILKYNKEFVENDGYVKYITDKYPDKKVAIVTCMDTRLTELLPSALGLKNGDAKIIKNAGGIISHPFGSAMRSLLIGIYELDVKEIFVIGHTDCGARYTDSKKIIEKMKQRGIDQKSIDLVKYYGIDFDSWLGGFMDLDLSIKKSVELIRSHPFVPEEIMVYGLVIDSVTGELRKVV; this is translated from the coding sequence ATGATTGATGAAATACTGAAGTATAATAAAGAGTTTGTTGAAAACGACGGGTATGTAAAATATATTACCGATAAGTATCCGGATAAAAAGGTTGCCATTGTAACCTGTATGGATACAAGATTAACGGAACTGCTGCCGTCAGCTCTGGGGCTTAAAAACGGTGATGCAAAAATCATCAAAAACGCAGGTGGAATCATTTCCCATCCTTTTGGAAGCGCAATGAGAAGCCTGTTGATCGGGATCTACGAGCTGGATGTGAAGGAGATCTTTGTGATCGGTCACACCGATTGCGGGGCCAGATACACTGACAGCAAGAAGATCATTGAAAAGATGAAACAGCGGGGAATTGATCAAAAGAGCATTGACCTGGTAAAATACTATGGCATTGACTTTGATTCATGGCTGGGAGGCTTTATGGATCTGGATTTATCCATTAAAAAATCCGTAGAGCTGATACGCAGCCATCCCTTTGTCCCGGAGGAGATCATGGTATACGGATTGGTGATAGATTCTGTAACAGGAGAATTGAGGAAGGTCGTTTAA